In Corynebacterium guangdongense, one DNA window encodes the following:
- a CDS encoding VanW family protein — MSEPTQQRKSGRGWKILLGVIIGLILIAVVGYGIDYFGNRDKVARGTSVGGVEIGGLTPAEAEAKLRAELGDVGTRPVTVTAGEQDAVLIPADSGLGIDWEATVAQVGEESANPVTRLRGLLSDNEVPVVSAVDEAALAPQLDRVTGELSTAPTDASLTLVEGEVEVTDAVLGQTVERGALSAAVREGWLNPEGVAVEPQPVEPAITQEIAESIADGPAKQAISGPLTVHGDGADATIEPAQLGEVLAFRNDPAVPTIHVEVRPEPAQALLEEQLAGTETEAENAQISTSGAITPHVDGHVVDWEATMADFPARVLGEQPREWDATYTEEPATFTTTDAENATFNEVMGEFTTSGYSPTSGENIAVIAADLNGVIVSPGATFSVNAFTGPRGTAQGYVEGGTIENGRAGRAVGGGISQFATTLYNATYFAGLEDVTHTPHSYYISRYPAGREATIYDGAIDLAFRNQTNVPIRIEASVGGGNVTVRIMGTKLYNVESVSGGRWAPTKPKELELSGEDCIPSGGIDGFTTSDTRIVRDLAGNEVFRETQTTVYDPQPIVRCS, encoded by the coding sequence GCAACAACGCAAGTCGGGCCGGGGGTGGAAGATCCTCCTGGGCGTGATCATCGGACTGATCCTGATCGCGGTCGTCGGTTACGGAATCGACTACTTCGGCAACAGGGACAAGGTCGCCCGGGGAACCTCGGTCGGTGGCGTCGAGATCGGCGGGCTGACCCCGGCGGAGGCCGAGGCGAAGCTGCGCGCCGAGCTCGGCGACGTCGGGACCCGCCCGGTCACCGTCACCGCCGGCGAGCAGGACGCCGTCCTCATCCCGGCGGACTCCGGCCTCGGCATCGACTGGGAGGCCACCGTCGCCCAGGTCGGGGAGGAGTCGGCGAACCCGGTGACCCGCCTGCGCGGCCTGCTCAGCGACAACGAGGTCCCGGTCGTCTCCGCGGTCGACGAGGCTGCCCTGGCTCCGCAGCTCGACCGCGTCACCGGCGAGCTCAGCACCGCCCCGACGGACGCGTCACTGACGCTGGTCGAGGGCGAGGTCGAGGTCACCGACGCCGTGCTCGGCCAGACGGTGGAGCGCGGGGCCCTGTCCGCCGCCGTACGCGAGGGCTGGCTCAACCCCGAGGGGGTGGCGGTGGAGCCGCAGCCGGTCGAGCCGGCCATCACCCAGGAGATCGCCGAGTCCATCGCCGACGGCCCGGCCAAGCAGGCGATCTCCGGCCCGTTGACCGTCCACGGCGACGGCGCCGACGCCACCATCGAGCCGGCTCAGCTCGGTGAGGTCCTCGCCTTCCGCAACGACCCGGCCGTCCCCACCATCCACGTCGAGGTCCGCCCGGAGCCCGCCCAGGCGCTGCTCGAGGAGCAGCTGGCCGGCACCGAGACCGAGGCGGAGAACGCGCAGATCTCGACCAGCGGCGCGATCACCCCCCACGTCGACGGCCACGTCGTCGACTGGGAGGCCACCATGGCCGACTTCCCGGCCCGCGTCCTCGGCGAGCAGCCCCGCGAGTGGGACGCCACCTACACCGAGGAACCGGCGACCTTCACCACCACCGACGCCGAGAACGCCACCTTCAACGAGGTCATGGGCGAGTTCACCACCTCCGGTTACTCGCCGACCTCCGGCGAGAACATCGCCGTCATCGCGGCCGACCTCAACGGCGTCATCGTCTCCCCGGGCGCCACCTTCTCCGTCAACGCGTTCACCGGCCCCCGCGGCACGGCGCAGGGCTACGTCGAGGGCGGCACCATCGAGAACGGCCGCGCGGGCCGCGCCGTCGGCGGCGGCATCAGCCAGTTCGCGACCACCCTCTACAACGCGACCTACTTCGCCGGTCTCGAGGACGTCACGCACACGCCGCACTCCTACTACATCTCCCGCTACCCGGCGGGCCGCGAGGCGACGATCTACGACGGCGCCATCGACCTGGCGTTCCGCAACCAGACCAACGTCCCGATCCGCATCGAGGCCTCCGTCGGCGGCGGCAACGTCACCGTGCGCATCATGGGCACCAAGCTCTACAACGTCGAGTCCGTCTCCGGCGGGCGCTGGGCGCCGACCAAGCCCAAGGAGCTGGAGCTCAGCGGCGAGGACTGCATCCCCTCCGGCGGCATCGACGGCTTCACCACCTCCGACACCCGCATCGTCCGCGATCTGGCCGGCAACGAGGTCTTCCGCGAGACCCAGACCACGGTCTACGACCCGCAGCCGATCGTGCGGTGCAGCTAG